In the genome of Raphanus sativus cultivar WK10039 chromosome 4, ASM80110v3, whole genome shotgun sequence, one region contains:
- the LOC108851561 gene encoding sodium/pyruvate cotransporter BASS2, chloroplastic, with amino-acid sequence MAASISRVLPTDNRRLSQCNSWVPATPTRRAQTHLDSLELFPVAKSGISLKVQNGRRQLCSVFALDSASSRISRVACNAAADAPESTPKKLSQYEKIIELLTTLFPLWVILGTLVGIFKPSLVTWLETDLFTLGLGFLMLSMGLTLTFEDFRRCLRNPWTVGVGFLAQYMIKPLLGFLIAMSLKLSAPLATGLILVSCCPGGQASNVATYISKGNVALSVLMTTCSTIGAIIMTPLLTKLLAGQLVPVDAAGLALSTFQVVLVPTIVGVLANEFFPKFTSKIITVTPLIGVILTTLLCASPIGQVSEVLKTQGGQLILPVALLHAAAFAIGYWISKLSFGESTSRTISIECGMQSSALGFLLAQKHFTNPLVAVPSAVSVVCMALGGSGLAVFWRNQPIPKDDKDDFKE; translated from the exons ATGGCTGCCTCTATCTCAAGAGTTTTGCCAACAGATAATAGGAGATTAAGTCAATGCAATTCATGGGTTCCTGCAACTCCTACGAGGAGAGCTCAAACTCATTTAG ATTCTCTCGAGTTGTTTCCCGTTGCTAAATCTGGAATAAGTTTGAAGGTTCAGAACGGTAGACGACAATTATGCTCTGTCTTTGCTCTTGATTCAGCTTCCTCCAG GATCAGCCGAGTTGCTTGCAATGCTGCTGCAGATGCACCTGAAAGCACTCCTAAGAAGCTTAGCCAGTACGAGAAAATTATTGAGCTTTTGACCACTCTTTTTCCACTCTGG GTTATTTTGGGAACACTTGTTGGCATCTTCAAACCATCTTTA GTTACATGGTTGGAAACAGACCTCTTCACTCTAGGTCTTGGATTTCTCATGCTCTCCATGGGTTTAACTCTTACCTTTGAAGATTTCAGAAGATGTTTACGTAATCCCTGGACG GTTGGTGTTGGTTTTCTTGCACAGTATATGATCAAGCCATTGCTAGGTTTCCTCATTGCAATG tcTCTTAAGCTTTCAGCACCTCTTGCAACTGGTCTTATCCTGGTCTCATGCTGCCCTGGAGGACAGGCCTCAAATGTTGCCACCTACATTTCCAAGGGCAACGTAGCACTCTCTGTACTCATGACAAC GTGTTCAACCATTGGAGCTATTATAATGACTCCTCTTCTCACCAAGCTTCTTGCTGGCCAGCTTGTTCCCGTTGATGCTgct GGACTAGCTCTTAGCACTTTTCAAGTAGTGTTGGTGCCTACTATAGTTGGAG TTCTGGCTAATGAGTTCTTTCCTAAGTTTACTTCCAAGATTATAACAGTGACACCTCTAATAGGAGTCATTCTTACCACTCTTCTCTGTGCTAGCCCT ATTGGACAAGTTTCAGAGGTTTTGAAAACACAAGGAGGGCAACTTATACTCCCTGTAGCACTCCTACATGCTGCAGCCTTTGCTATTGGCTATTGGATTTCAAAGTTGTCTTTCGGCGAGTCTACTTCCCGCACCATTTCTATAGAATGTGGAATGCAA AGTTCAGCGCTTGGTTTCTTACTTGCACAAAAGCATTTCACAAATCCTCTAGTGGCTGTTCCTTCTGCAGTCAGTGTTGTCTGTATGGCG CTCGGAGGGAGTGGTTTAGCCGTGTTCTGGAGAAATCAACCGATCCCGAAAGATGACAAAGATGACTTCAAAGAGTGA
- the LOC108855616 gene encoding uncharacterized protein LOC108855616: MPFHTKIQPIDASEDLPKMKQMPKSRLKRLFERQFSIKNTTSERLFTVGEFDAPPPPLSRGNSGDLEPSSVCLEKMVVNFIEGNNNNNNKNKEEEKQRCGRSRCSCFNGSGTESSDDESEWSDDLKCSSGEACVMLKSLVQCTSICERNLMADVTKIVETSKRKDQSCLKSLVSVLVSLGYDAAICKSRWEKSPSYPAGVYEYVDVIIHGGGERLLIDIDFKSNFEIARATKTYKSILQTLPSVFVGKADRLQRILLLLAKAAKQSLKKRGLHVPPWRRPEYVTSKWLSAYVRGEDKQETVDMLIASVGSIVFGV, encoded by the exons ATGCCTTTTCACACGAAGATCCAACCGATCGATGCATCGGAAGATCTGCCGAAGATGAAGCAGATGCCGAAGTCGCGTTTGAAGCGTCTCTTCGAGCGTCAGTTCAGTATCAAGAACACCACCTCCGAGAGATTATTCACCGTCGGCGAATTTGacgcgccgccgccgccgcttTCTAGAGGCAACTCCGGAGATCTCGAACCGAGCTCTGTCTGTTTAGAGAAGATGGTTGTAAACTTCATCGAgggtaacaacaacaacaacaacaagaacaaggAGGAGGAGAAACAGAGGTGTGGTCGTAGCCGTTGTAGTTGCTTTAACGGGAGTGGAACAGAGAGCTCTGACGATGAATCTGAATGGTCTGATGATCTCAAGTGTTCTTCCGGTGAAGCTTGCGTGATGCTCAAG aGTTTGGTTCAATGTACGAGCATCTGTGAGAGGAATCTTATGGCTGATGTGACCAAGATTGTGGAAACAAGTAAGCGTAAAGACCAATCTTGCTTGAAGAGCCTGGTCAGTGTGTTGGTGAGCTTAGGTTACGATGCAGCTATATGCAAATCTCGTTGGGAGAAATCTCCTTCCTATCCTGCTG GGGTATATGAGTATGTGGATGTGATCATCCACGGCGGCGGCGAAAGACTGTTGATTGATATTGATTTCAAGTCTAACTTCGAGATCGCTCGTGCGACAAAGACCTACAAGTCTATCTTGCAAACATTGCCTAGTGTTTTTGTAGGCAAAGCGGATCGGTTGCAGAGGATCCTCCTGCTTCTAGCTAAAGCAGCAAAGCAGAGTTTGAAGAAGAGAGGACTTCATGTGCCGCCGTGGAGGAGACCAGAGTATGTTACATCAAAGTGGCTGTCTGCTTACGTTCGTGGAGAAGACAAGCAGGAAACGGTAGATATGTTGATTGCATCGGTAGGTTCCATAGTCTTTGGTGTTTGA